TACAGCGGCGACGACGGCCACGTAGATAAGGTTTCAATCCCGTCGTGGGTTTTCTCCCTGCTGCGACTCCATTACCTCGCGGCAGTGTCGGCAGGCGGCGATGTTTCAATCCCGTCGTGGGTTTTCTCCCTGCTGCGACACGACGGCAGGGACTGATCGCCATGTCCGGGACTGATGTTTCAATCCCGTCGTGGGTTTTCTCCCTGCTGCGACGACGCTGGTCCTGGGCGACGTGCTCGCGACAGATCGGTTTCAATCCCGTCGTGGGTTTTCTCCCTGCTGCGACCGGACGTCCTCGCGGGATCGCTCGGCGGCGTCGCGATGTTTCAATCCCGTCGTGGGTTTTCTCCCTGCTGCGACGGGAGAATCAGTTTGACGTACGGCGCGAGCGGGAGCGTTTCAATCCCGTCGTGGGTTTTCTCCCTGCTGCGACGATCTCGGCCGTTTCAGGCTCTCTACTTGTGTGTGGTTTCAATCCCGTCGTGGGTTTTCTCCCTGCTGCGACAGGGGGTCGAAATCCGTCCAGAGCGAGTATAAATCTTGCTCCGCTCGTGAATTTCGCGCCCCTGTTCGTCGACCGGGGCCGTACAGAGACTTCAAAAAGGTCCACGAAGATATCGACTCAGGTCTGCAATGACCAGGCCTTCGATAGTAGCTCACCCGAGAACGAAACCCTGACTTGTTTGGCTTTTTCACTCGTGTCCGCCTCGACGACTTCGGCCTCTTCGAGAGCATTGACGTGTCGAATGACGGTGCTTTTTGATTGGCCGGTCCCGTCGGCAATCCCCGTGAGCGTCTGCCACCCGTCGCCGATGACGATCGATTCAAATGTTTTCTGCGTGCGCTCGGGCACTCGCGCGGTCAGCTCCGGTAACGACAGTGGACGGACATCCTGGTCGATATCACTGAAAAACAGCGCCTGATCGACACGGTGTGAAAAAACGAGCGACGCGATCGTCAACGGAAGCAAGATATCCCGCGCACCACCGCCAAGGGAAACGATCGTCTCGGACTCGTCCGGGACTGACTCCAGTATAGCACAGCACTCCCGAACCGTCTTTTCGAAACCCTCTGTCGAGACTCGCTCGATGGTGTGATCTGCAGCTGCTTCGATCTCCTGCAGTAGCGACTCGACGTCTGCAATTGCTCGGTTCGCTCGTTCAGTATCGGATTCCTCGTCTGGACGGATCATTACGACCGTATCGTCCGCGCTGAGGCCAGTCGTGACGACTGGGCGGGTCACCCGCCGCGTGTCGTAGCCGATCGGCGAAACATAGGTCCGCATGCGTTGTCTCTGCGCGGCCTGGAGTAAATGCGTGTCGCTGCACTCTGTCGAAGTGGCCCGCCAAAAGTTGCGCCGTCGCGCATACATCTGATTACTTCCAAATAAGTTTTAAGTGCTTATCGTGTGAACGGCGGGCCATGGCACTTACCGACGGGCTGGACGGCCAAGCCAGTCCGAGGGTCCGACGAGTGACCGCGACGCTGACGCCCGACTCACGGTTTCCCGTTCCGCAGTCTGACGGATACTCCGTGTATTCGGCACTGCTATCGATCTTGTCGGATACTGACGAGGATGTCGGTTCGAGCGTCCACGACTCTGAGTTGGGGAGCCTCCACTGCAGCGGGTTACAGGGGCGGTTCGGCGAGAGTGACCGGCCGCATCACAAGACGCTGCTTCCGGGCGAAACCTACGAGCTTTCGCTTGGGATCGTTCACCCCGACGACGAGGCCGTCTTTCAGGCACTCGTGAACGCGCTCGTGCTGGAAGGCGAATCGATCAAATTGAGTCACGGATCGCTCACTGTCGAGCGCTTCGAGAGCGAGAACGCGAGTCCCGAGGAGCTGCTGGAACAGGCGAGCGAGTACGACGATCCGACGATCGAGATCACGTTCGAGACGCCGACGTGTATCGAGGAGAGCGGGGAAGTAACGACGATGTTCCCCCACAGGTGGGCGGTGTTCAACTCGCTGCAGGGCAAGTGGAACAAGTCCTGTCCCGAGGATCTGGAACTCGACCTCTCACGGAAAGACGTCGAAGCGCACGTGATTGAGAAGCCAGATCCGGGACAGCATGACGGATACTGTCTCGACACCCACAGCGTGCTGGTCAATCGCGTCAAGAACGACGACGGGGAAAACCGGAACCTCTTCTCGCAAGGGTTCACAGGCACGTGCGCCTACGAGTTCAAGGACGCGAGCGAGAGCGTCGAGAATGCGGTGACGGCCCTGGCGCTGTTCGGGGAGTACAGTGGTATCGGGAGTGCGGTTGCAAGAGGGTGCGGAGATGTGGAGGTCGAAATAGATTCATGAATCAAAAGACAAAACACTCGATAGAAGCGGCTGAAAACGCCCATCGCTGGCTCGTCGACAGTAGCCTCTATTCGAACGTCCTCACGAGTGCGGGTGAATACGACTCCAAAATCGAACCGGAAGAAAACGCGTCGCTTGCTGCACACGTCCTGAACGCGGTCACCGTCGCGGTGAACTCCTTCGTCTACGATGCGTTCTCGCCAGGGGACGACATCGAAGACTACGAGGAGGAGATTCGAGTCCTTGCGTCCGCGACGGCCCTCCACGACACGAACAAGTACGTCCGCGAAGCGTACGAGTTCGAGGCTGACGACAACACGGGAGCGGCCTTCGAGGTTTACTTTGGCGACCACGACGAGGTCGACAACGAAGGGGACGACTTCGGAATCGAGGAGTTTCTCGGTGAGGGATACCGTGAGGATCTCCTCTATCTCGTTCAGCGGTGTGAGATCGGCGAGGATAGCCGAGAAACCCGACGGATGGACACCGAGTTCCGCGGTCTGGAGCGGTACTGCAGGATCGGCGATCAAGTCGCGTCGATCGCACAGCGAGATGGCGTCAACGCGGTGTACGAGAAACTCGTCGAGAAGTTCGACGAGCGAACCGTCCATCACCTGTCGTTCGATGCGCTCGAACAGCCAGTCCTGAACGACCTCCTCGTTGGATCGGTCAAGGAAGTCCTGAGCGGAGACGGCGACAGAGAGGCGTTCGGTGTTCCGATTGGAAGTACGGCCGATACGGTGGTTTACCTCGGGGACGATATCAATCGCAAGGAGCTACGGACTCAGGTCGAGGAAATCGTTCCGAGCAAGGTCAACGAGGAATTCGACTTTTCCTGCAAGCTCAATTGGAACGCCTTCGATTACGACATCCTCGCCGAAGTCGGCATTCCAGTGGCCGAAAAGGAGGAGATCATCGCCGACGCATTCCGCGACCTGCTTCACGATGGAACGGCGGGTGTCGAGGGGTTCGAACACATCCCTGAGGAGTTCGATCAGTACTTCCCGGTCCTTGCAAAAGCGATCTATCTCGACGGTCGGTCGGAATTCGACGATGAATCGATCCAGGATGCCTATGACGAAATCCGCGAGAACCAAGGGGCACAGAAAGCCAAAATTCACTTCATCGCCTACCTGATCCGAGAGTTCGACGACGTTCAGCCGTTCTTACAGACGCTTCTCGAAGAGCTTGAGCCGGATCTTCATGAGGAACTCGAACCGGAAAGTGACGCTATCGGCACCGCCATTGATCGGTTCTTCGGTAAAACCGCCGTTCGGACACTCGGAACGAAAGACGAGATGTGTTTCCTCTGTGGCGAACAGACCGAAACCAAGTATCAGAAGGGTCTGAGCGCAATCTACCGGACTCAGGAGTACTCGCGGCGGGTCGAACCACACGCCAAGTACAAGTCGATCTGTGAGGTGTGCAACCTGGAATACGCACTCCTCGCCGATATCTGCGACCGGAGTGGCATCAGTACGAACAACGACCTCGAAGTGGCATATTTCTACTTCGACGACTTTCTCGGCGACGTTCGACTCCGGGGTCGTCGATCGGGGAGCATCGTGCAGGGCGATACGATCGACATCGACGACCCGGAGATCACGAGGAGTTTGATCGGTCCGCAGTACTTCATCCAGCCGTTCTACATCATCGACGAGAATCACCGGATGTCGGTTGTCCGCCAGATCATGCAGACGGCCAGGGACTCTGGGATGAAGGTGGTCATCGGACGCCCGTTCACGCGCTTCCAGAGCGCGGACGAGGTTTTCACTGACGAGGAGGCCACCCGACCACAAGAACTCTTGGGACTCGACGAAGCGCGACGGTTCGGACCGCTTCCCGACTTCGTCGATTGGACAGACGACTCGCATCTCCGACGAGCACTCGCGCTGTTCAAGATCATGAGCATGGTCGGGCAGGATGCGAACATGTCGAATCCGTACATTCACCTCGACAGAGACACCTTCCACAGCATCGCGAATTACGCAGTCGTCAACCACGACAATGCAACTGGACTGTCAGATATCAGATCGTACTTCGAGACGTATCACACGGAGGCATTCATGAACATGCAAACGGTCGCTGAACGAGGGATCGACCTCTTCGGCGAGCAATACGACAGCAAGTACAAGAAAACGAAGGTCTTCCGCGAGGCGCTGGACGCGTTCCTCAGCGGCATGCACCAGGATATGGACGACGAGGAGTTACTCGAATACGTTGCGAGCCAGGTGTACGCCGCCGCGGACCGGGAGGACTACGCAGGCCACGTCGAAACCGAAGACGCGAAGGCCTTCGTCGAAGCGCTCCGGTCGTATCTGGTCGAGAACGACCTGCACGACCTGAAGAAACTGTCCGACTGGGAAGACGCACTGGTGAACTCGTACTACTACGCGTACGACCAACTGCTGTACGACTAACAATGACACTCGAAACCCCCGACAAAGGCCTCGTTGAATCGTTCGACATCTACCGCAAGCGCAAGCCCTCGGTGACGCTCGTCGTTCGGCGCGAGATCCTCGAACCGACGCTGTTCCGAAACTCCAACCACGATCGTGCGGAAACCCAGGAGTTCGGTGACAAACTCCACGCACAGGTGAATGGAGAGAAGTTCACGAGCAAGGAGCGGCTGACCGGTCTCGACCTGCTCCGACGCCTGGATGACGACCTTGTGGACGACGCCTACGCGTACAACGAGCCGACCAACCTAGAGGAATCGCTTAACGTCGATACGGTGACCTACGGGCTTGCGGGGACCGGTGATCAGGACTTCGCCGTCAAATCCCGCGTCGTCGAGGGATACACCTACACGACAGAGGAGTACGACCTGATGAACAAGGAAACTCGCAATGCGGTCCACGAGTCCGGGACGATGCGCGACGAGAAGGGCGAACAGTCCGAAGCGCTGTTCGATTTCGTCAAAGTCCAGCCTGGGAACGATCTCGTCCACTTCATTACGCTCGAGGCAGCGACGTCCGAGATGCTGCTGTACACTCTGCACAACGTACTGAACACGGGGAAGTACGGAGCTCGCGAAACCCGGACCGGGCGAAACGTCCGGAACGAAATTCTCGGCGTGGTCCTCGGAGATCACGACACCTCCCTCTCGACTGGCGAACTCCTGATGGAATATCACGAACCCGGCGACGACCTGACCGACAGCATCGGGTCATACGTCAGTGAGGTTCGGCAGTCGGACTGGGACGTGTACGGCGATATCGCCGGAGCCGATCCAAGTCCGTCGTGGTTCGATCGCATGGTCGCCGTTGCCGGACGGGAAACTGACGACGCCGACGAAATCCTTCGAGAGGAGTTCGAGTCGCTGACCGCAGCTGCTCGTGACACCTTCGGCGTCGACAATGATTGAACGGACCTACGAGGCAACGCTGTACGCACCGCTCTTCTATTCGAGTTCGGAAGGGCGGTCGATCCGGACCCAGCCGACGCTCTCGGCAACTGCGCTCATGCACGCGCTCGGCTACCGGTACTTTGGGCTCGAAAAGCGATACGCCGAACGCGGCGACGAGGCGACGAGTCCCGATTACAGCCATCTCGTCGAACAGCCGTACTTCGTCACCGACATGCGGCCGGTCAGCGTGGAGACCGACGAACGAACGTTTCGAAGCACGGACTACCGATCTGAGCGGCACTTCACGACGAACGACAAGGACGTAGCTGAACGAATCAACGGCAAGAAGGCCGTTCCAAACATCCTCGAAACCTCCGGCGCAGCGTGGCAAACCATTCGGAACTACGTCGGAATCGCGCCAGGGTCGACCTTTGAGTTCACGATCTGGAGTGACGATCCGCTCCCAGACCGGCCGTTCTTCCGGATGGGTGTCAAACAGACCGGTGAGTTCAGAGCGCAAGAACGGTCCCTCAGTACGATTGTTCTCAACAAGTTTCTGCTCTCCGAAGTCTACGGTCTTCCGGATGATCTGCTGACCGAAGCGATGAAACGGAGTGCATCTTTCAACCGCGGCAACGATCCACGACTCCAGCACTTCGTCAGCGTCGATCCGTCGTTCGTTCGCGACCGGATCGTTCCGGAGGTGGTCTGATGCGAATTCGTGGGGCGAATCTGGCGACCGAAGAGCCAAAATATGGTTTTGAGGATCGAGGATTCGACTACGCCAGGGCGTTTCAGAACCGCGTTGCTGAGTGGGTTCACGAGGGTAACGAACCGGTCGCTGTCCTTCGTGCACCGACTGGCGCGGGGAAGACCGCCACCTTTCACGAACTCATCGAGGCCAATGACATCACACTACTCGTCTATCCGACGAACGCATTATTGAAGCAACAGGCCAGCCGGTTCGAAGACGAAGGCGTGGCCACGAAAGTACTCACGGGCGACACACTCGAAGGTCACCACCGCGAACGCACGGAAAATCTCCTCCAAGCCGTCACGAAATACGCGAGCGATCACGATGTAGTCGTCACGAACCCGGACATCCTCCAAGCCATTGTCCAGGACATGTATTCCGGCGGCCAGGCGATGGAGTTTTTCGATCGGTTCGACGCGATCGTCTACGACGAATTCCATTTTTACGGAGATCTAGCCGCTAGTGGTCTCCTCCTGCAAACGCGGATCATCGCGGATCGCAATCCGACTGCTCAGATCTTGCTTGCCTCGGCCACGCCAAACGAAGCCTTCGTCGAGTTCGTTCAGTCGGTTTTCGAACTCCCTGTCGAAACAATTGACTCGGAATATGACTCCAAGGGCGATCGATTTCGACATGAGGTCCAACTTGACCGTCGTGAAGCTGACCGGATCATGGATGATCGTGAGGCCGTCGTCGAGCGACTCCGGGATGCCATCGATGGTGTCGAACCAGGGGAAACCCGAGCAGTCGTGGTCTTCAATAGCGTGAAAGACAGCAACGACTTCCACGCGTATATCGAATCGAACCATCCAGATCTCTTTGAACGTGTCGAGAAGGACAATGGGTTCGACACGAACGATCCGGATTTCGATATCAGAGAGCGGGAATTTTCCATCCTCAACACCACGAGCAAGGGCGAAGTCGGACTCGATTACGACATTCGGACCCTGATCATGGAAACACCTCGGGGACCGACAGCGGCCAGCGATTTCCTCCAGCGGTTCGGTCGTGCTGGTCGAGAGGCAAACGCCTCGGTGGACGTGTATGGGCTCGGTCAGGTCTCCTGGAGCGATGAGATGTCGTTCCCGGAGTTTGCTTCCGAGATCTATTCGACGTTGAACGACTCGAAGATGGATCTCGATGGCCTAGCCGATCTCGTTGCACTTCGAGCCGCGTACGCACTTCACGTCCGCAATCACGGATATAACCCCGAACTTAGAGACGACTTCGCCGCCGTAGATGGATATGATCGCTGGCGTGGCTTCATCGTGTCCGTACAGGAAGCGCTCAACGATGTCGGTGGTCTCGGGGCCTCTCTTCAGAGCAACGATTTAGAAGCGAAATTTCTCACATTCACCCACCACTGCTTCGATGTCTTCCGAGGACTTCGAGGTCGATCACTCTCTGGGGACGTGAAATATCCACGCGGAGATCGAGTCGCGCTGACAAATTACGATCTTCTGACGACGCTCAGACACTACGATATCGCTGGTATCGAAGGAGATGACGTAATCGTTCTCAAGAAGGTCCGCGGCGAGCACCCGATGCAAGTAACGGCCCATTTGCCAGGATACGAATCTCGACCGCGAGATTACGGCTCCTCGATCGGTGATATCGAGGAGCGACTCAGTCAGTGGGTTCACCGCGAAATTGACCGAGGGGATTTCAACTCGACCGCCGATGTGAGCGCAGAACTCCTCCATTTGTTCTTCAAACGGATTCGCATTACTGAGGCAGTCGTCCCTGAACTCGTTCGCTGTGGGAAGTTTGAGATCGACGTCGAAAATGAGGGTATTCCATCGATTTCGGCCCATAAACGGAATGTATGACTGACGAACTTGTCAACGTCTCCGATCTGAATCAGTTTCAGTACTGTCCGCGAAGATACTGGTATCTTCACTTCTTCGACACTCAGGGCCGAAACTATCAAAGGGTAGAGGGAAAGACTCGTCACGAGAACCAAGCCACTCGGGGAGACTGGGTAAACGAACTCTATCTCGAATCCGAATCGATCGGACTCAAAGGAAAAATCGACGTGTTGGACCTCGAAGATGGCCGTAAGGTCCCTGTCGAGCGAAAGCGGGCGAGAAGCGGCGAGTATCACTGGAACGATGAGGTTCAGATC
This window of the Halapricum desulfuricans genome carries:
- the cas3 gene encoding type I-D CRISPR-associated helicase Cas3' encodes the protein MRIRGANLATEEPKYGFEDRGFDYARAFQNRVAEWVHEGNEPVAVLRAPTGAGKTATFHELIEANDITLLVYPTNALLKQQASRFEDEGVATKVLTGDTLEGHHRERTENLLQAVTKYASDHDVVVTNPDILQAIVQDMYSGGQAMEFFDRFDAIVYDEFHFYGDLAASGLLLQTRIIADRNPTAQILLASATPNEAFVEFVQSVFELPVETIDSEYDSKGDRFRHEVQLDRREADRIMDDREAVVERLRDAIDGVEPGETRAVVVFNSVKDSNDFHAYIESNHPDLFERVEKDNGFDTNDPDFDIREREFSILNTTSKGEVGLDYDIRTLIMETPRGPTAASDFLQRFGRAGREANASVDVYGLGQVSWSDEMSFPEFASEIYSTLNDSKMDLDGLADLVALRAAYALHVRNHGYNPELRDDFAAVDGYDRWRGFIVSVQEALNDVGGLGASLQSNDLEAKFLTFTHHCFDVFRGLRGRSLSGDVKYPRGDRVALTNYDLLTTLRHYDIAGIEGDDVIVLKKVRGEHPMQVTAHLPGYESRPRDYGSSIGDIEERLSQWVHREIDRGDFNSTADVSAELLHLFFKRIRITEAVVPELVRCGKFEIDVENEGIPSISAHKRNV
- the csa3 gene encoding CRISPR-associated CARF protein Csa3 → MYARRRNFWRATSTECSDTHLLQAAQRQRMRTYVSPIGYDTRRVTRPVVTTGLSADDTVVMIRPDEESDTERANRAIADVESLLQEIEAAADHTIERVSTEGFEKTVRECCAILESVPDESETIVSLGGGARDILLPLTIASLVFSHRVDQALFFSDIDQDVRPLSLPELTARVPERTQKTFESIVIGDGWQTLTGIADGTGQSKSTVIRHVNALEEAEVVEADTSEKAKQVRVSFSGELLSKAWSLQT
- the cas7d gene encoding type I-D CRISPR-associated protein Cas7/Csc2; the encoded protein is MTLETPDKGLVESFDIYRKRKPSVTLVVRREILEPTLFRNSNHDRAETQEFGDKLHAQVNGEKFTSKERLTGLDLLRRLDDDLVDDAYAYNEPTNLEESLNVDTVTYGLAGTGDQDFAVKSRVVEGYTYTTEEYDLMNKETRNAVHESGTMRDEKGEQSEALFDFVKVQPGNDLVHFITLEAATSEMLLYTLHNVLNTGKYGARETRTGRNVRNEILGVVLGDHDTSLSTGELLMEYHEPGDDLTDSIGSYVSEVRQSDWDVYGDIAGADPSPSWFDRMVAVAGRETDDADEILREEFESLTAAARDTFGVDND
- the cas6 gene encoding CRISPR system precrRNA processing endoribonuclease RAMP protein Cas6; translated protein: MALTDGLDGQASPRVRRVTATLTPDSRFPVPQSDGYSVYSALLSILSDTDEDVGSSVHDSELGSLHCSGLQGRFGESDRPHHKTLLPGETYELSLGIVHPDDEAVFQALVNALVLEGESIKLSHGSLTVERFESENASPEELLEQASEYDDPTIEITFETPTCIEESGEVTTMFPHRWAVFNSLQGKWNKSCPEDLELDLSRKDVEAHVIEKPDPGQHDGYCLDTHSVLVNRVKNDDGENRNLFSQGFTGTCAYEFKDASESVENAVTALALFGEYSGIGSAVARGCGDVEVEIDS
- the cas4 gene encoding CRISPR-associated protein Cas4 — its product is MTDELVNVSDLNQFQYCPRRYWYLHFFDTQGRNYQRVEGKTRHENQATRGDWVNELYLESESIGLKGKIDVLDLEDGRKVPVERKRARSGEYHWNDEVQIAGYCLLLEDHIGEPVHEGAIYLYETDQRMHVPITQDHRNAVKDTIEDMRSMSPDSVPSLVDNPNKCEKCSTREYCMPAETAQLEPERAQGTGWEDHI